A segment of the Brienomyrus brachyistius isolate T26 chromosome 4, BBRACH_0.4, whole genome shotgun sequence genome:
TGTAAACCAAAATGACAATTCATGTCCATAATAATTACACCATTGGCTGCCAAGGGCAGAAAATGAGAAACCTCTTTTGGAAATTTCTATTTATAACAAGCTGTCTGTCCAACCTAAGTTGTTATTATACCCAAATAAGTTAGAAAATGGTCTTAAAACctgaaaatgacattttataatGTAGAGAAATATGTAGCTTAAGTAAAATAGGAATTTTTTCCTTATGGATCATTGTCTGTTGGTAAAAGGATAGATGGAAAAACTGACCTTTTTTTCAAGACAAACTTTTTTCTTATAAGTGCAAAAAAACAAGACAAATTAATGTTGTGTGTTACTAACAAACCGCACCTTTGCCGGGCCGACATAAGCGACAGGGACCAGGAGTGTAATACATAGAAATCTTCTTCATTTATTTCATATATTATATTCCTCAGATGGCGAGTACATGCTATCGGGAGGGGTACGCTGTCTTTGAAGACTCTCGTTAAGATGATACCTGGAAAAGtatttcacagatttttttttatattttgcagAGAATTTTTTATGAGTGACAACCTGGAACTTattaaattttgagacaaaaCTGATGCAACACCACATAATGATAGGAAAGACAATGGGAAGTTTTGGCACTTCATTGTAGAGTGATAACtgaaaaagtatttgatggattcTTTTAAACTTTCTAGACACATTGTGTGGGTGAAGAACTGCAATTATGTAAGGTTTGAGACAACTTGTTCCAAAATTGAAGTAACGCCAGAGGTATAATTTTAGTAATACGGAGGTACGTGGCGTCTGCCAGGGCAGTTTCTAGCTGTCAAAAAGATCAGACGCTAAGTTAAGTTTATCTGAGGCTttgctttttttatttgaaGGAAGATTAGCATTGGGCTGAATGAATCATCATTACTGTATTTATTTGATCTTTAATGGATCTTACTTTCACTTCACAAagacattatccatccatccattttccaaaccgcttatcctactgggtaactgggggtccggagcctatcccggaagcaatgggcacgaggcagggaacaacccaggatggggggccagcccatcgcagggcacactcacacaccgttcactcacacatgcacacctacgggcaatttagcaacacaaagacattatatggatgaaaatctaCATCTGAATATAGACCCTAAATCAACCCCAAATTGGAACTCCAGTACAGTGGGCAACAGAACTGCAACTGCAGGACAGAGAGCAGCCAAGAGTGAAAATGGAACCTGCAGCCGCCATCTTGTGAACACAGTCACCTGTTATCTACAGGTAAATGTATtctgtggggttttttttttgcagacttCCCAGTAATATTGTACTGGTCAATTATTCTAAAACTGTGGGGTGCGAGATTATGTACAATAGGCTATATAATAAAGTTTATATTGATTTTTCGTTGCTAGTCTCCCCGTTTGCTCTGTAGCAGTCTGGTAGCTGTCCTGTGAACCTGTATCTTGGGGAACTTGATTAAATTTATTGTGGGACAATTCAATCATATCACTTTTTTTTGGCAAGGAGGCAAGAGTGTGTACGGTAAGCTTGTAATGTTCTCTTTAGGCTGCAGTGTTCTCGGTCACATGGTAGCACATGAACGAACAGATCTGGTGACCCTAATTACATTAATGATGGCCGTATGCCAAGTGAATTTTCAAGCCATTTCGCCATCACATTCAATTCTTGAATAAAATCGTAAGGGTTATGCTGGACTTAGGATGACCAACGAAtccatgtcggggggggggacactataAGCTACTTCAGATTTTATAACTGAAAGGCTTCTCTGCTTGGCTAattagttcagttcttcttgtgctttgactggtttgtttccttgattgaaagactcatccagctgtttcacattaacatcagtgacacatgcatgattgcaggagactgaccaatcagcacacagcaagaactcagcgctaaagtgaaatccaggtctttTTAAGTGAAATGGTAGCTTACAAAACCTGTCTTAGCTTAATATCCTCCCCCCCAACATGGATTCGTTGGTCATCCTAGGTGGAATTGTGGCATCTTGCTGTCTGTTCAATCATTTGGTTCATGGCGGTCAGGATTGCGGTTTTAAGTGACTCTTTTTCTCATCTTGACACTCCGATCAAATCAATTGTGTTTAAAATGACCATAGGTGTTTAGCCTTGGCTCACGAAAATAGTGACGTGGATGGTCAATAAGTCAATAAGATGGCACCAAACGATAAGTAGCAAAGCAGAAAGAGGATCTCAGGTAGGGTAGATTGACATGGAAGAGATTCCAAAAAAATAGTATTTACAGTACGAAGGTGCGATATTTTGAATGCAGGCTGTATTGCATTTCCACTGCTATTTAAAGTTACTTGTCTGTTTTGCACTGCTCTGTCCTACTGTGCAGTGTTACTTTTCTGTAGaaagaaatattaaataaaacacattttgctgtttattgttttattcCATGTAAACCAAAAGCATGTACATGTTCAGCAGTAAAACATTACCTTTATTACAAAAGTAAAGCAAAATCTAAATGAATCTAATTGCAATCTTGCAAAGAATGACCCTACAAGATCCCCAGGCTTTGCAAAATCGTAGTTTGTGGGGAGAAACTCTGTAAATAACACATTATTATCTTTGGAAATAAGTCTGATACctggagaacgttacctgcctgactccaTTGTGCCAGCTATAAAGTTTGATGGAGGGGGGATAACGGTAtgaggttgtttttcaggggtttcaGGGGTTCAGGCCTGTTAATTCCAGTGAAGGgatctcttaatgcttcagcataccaagacattttgcacAATTCTACGCTGCCAACTttctgggaacagtttggggaaggagcTTTTCtgatccagcatgactgtgccccagtgcacaaggcaaggtccataaagacacggTTGATGAATCTGGTGTGCAAGAAcatgactggcccacacagagccctgacctcaaccccatcaaacacctttgggatgaactagaatggagattgcgagccaggTCTTCAACTTCATCAGTCACTGACCTTACAAATGCTCttttggatgaatgggcaaaaattcccacagacacactccaaaatccggTGGAAAGCCTtctcagaagagtggcagctgttacagcAGCAAAGGGGGGGACCGActtcatattgatgcctatggatttagaatggggaaGGTCCTGTACGTTTAATGGCCAAGGAGTCCAATACTTTGGCCATATTGTGTACGAATTAAAGATGCATATGTATACTTTGAACCTCATATGTAGGATTAGACTGACAAGTGACCTCTAAAATCATTTTATGAGTTATTTAGCAGGAAAATGCTAACGTTGTTATTTCAGTAAAATCAATTAATTCATATATTTTACATTGATTTGATCTCAGTGGGACATCAGACAGAGCTATGTGGCTTATACAAGGCTGCTGTAATGCACAGGCTGAAGCCTAGGGTCAGTATCTTAAAtaatcaacccccccccacctccccaccccGGTTAACAGCTTTCACCATCCACAGAATGACTACACCACTGTAGAAAACAGTTTGAAGGTCTCTGACAGCTCAAATAACCCAGGATATATATCTTAGTGATTGTATAATTATGTCATTCTTCCATTGCGACCTGCTGGATTGCTCGCGTACTTTTAAATCCTGAGAACTTCTGCTGCCTTCGTTCTTTTGAGCCTCTTGCTGAGTGGACGTTGTATTGTGAATCTTAGCATTTAAACCATAGAGAACGCCGAAAATAAACATCACCATTAAAATCAAAATAATCATCAAAGTTAACAACAGCCAAGACCACAATACTAAATAAAGATCTGGCAGCTGTAGAAGAGAACAGCAGAAGGAAGGTGGAGGAAATGGTGAAAGACAGAGTGGCACAAAGAACAGATGACAAAGAGAAATCCAACCCTACTCCAAGGGTTTGTATCATGCCAAAGGTGTTGGCTGTATTAAAAAGGtactgatttttatttatttttttgcatctgTGTATAAAGTGATCTATTTCACTAAAAACAAGATAATCAGattgaaaatgctggaaattttGATTTGCAGCCCCAGACTGGAGCATGTATAGTTGGGTCCaaacaactagaggaggcagaacCTGCCAATCAGaagtcttggtcccgcctcctctagttgcttggacccacctcctgtataatctgattggttatctctttgaaccaataatttttttcttatgccctcagaacatttttgtgtaagtgaaACTCCCAGGAGCACCGTGAACAAACATGAAAGTTGGTAAATAAACGGAGCCGTTTCTTGCTATATGCGGACTATGTACATGCATTGGGCCCCCGCAGCACTAGGGCCCCCCCAAGCTGCAAGTTCAGCCTCAATATATTTGTGGAAAATTATAATTACCTGTGTTCATTTGTAGATTTAAATAGCTAAACCTAAATTGTAGGTTTAAATTGCTTGGGTCAACTTGACATCTTTAATTTCAATTTCAGATTCGCAAATCTAGCTTGTTTTCTTAAATTGGAACAAATCAATGCATCACCATGGATCATCTTAAAGGGTTTGAACTCCCCCTTGTCATAGTTTTACAAAATAGGGGGCCCCAAACATAATCTTGCACAGGGGCCCCAAAAAAGCTAGAAATGTGAATGAAGCCCCATACAATACACTCTTTATGAACTTTAAACTAAACAATCACAAACTCATGTAGCTTGTATACGGAAAATcagatgaataaataaaacttgATTGATTGTCTATTGAACTACTAACGAGCGAGTAACACTGTCTGGCTGGAGGGCAGTCCTACCAGGATGAAGATTCACTTTCATGtcgaaacattttaacattccaGTTATTTCTTTGTGGCACCAGTTCCTATAATGTGCTGTCATTATTTATCAAGCTCAAAGGCCGCTATattgttaataaataaataattagcctatgaatattcatagatctTGTCACGCCTACAAGAATATTGTTAGCACTTCTGTGAATAAATCCTGTTACATAATTCGACTGTGCAGTGCAAAAATATGAGAAAGCCACCTTCCTGGTTAATATGTCCTGTAAACACACCTGGCTTATCTGGGACATGAAGTTTACATTTAAAGTCAGCAAATACTAAGTAATGTcgctgtttgtgtttttttaatagCCAAAAAGGGTAacgtttacattgtatttacgAACAATGACACAACTGACGTCTGTTTTCATAGGCATttatcacaaagcaggatttcttgcttagccacaTAACTTGCCAGATTTAAGGTAGAGTGGGCTAAGATGAAGTCCTTAATTCCGACAAGTTATCTAGCAAAATAAAGGTAACAAATAGAAATAGTTCAACATAAAAGCAGACGCTGTGAATACCAAACACTTTATCTGTTCCTTGTAACTAGCTAAATGTGGATAGAGCACTGAAGCTATCTGTAATTGTTATGTACACTGAAACTTTGAACCCCATAAGTGTATTTATTGGCTTAATTCCCCAGCTTGGAGCGTTCAGCTGATTATTTGTCATCACCTTTAACCATTGGCTACGCAGATCTCGACATTTTTTGATTTTCCATAAcagttctgctcacttcctgGAGAGTTCATGTTATTAATGAATAACATGTCGTAAGTTATTGCAGTTACTGCAAACGTTTAATTCTGTATCCATCTAGCAGTTTGTTTGTGTGAACATCAACGTGCACAGGACACAGTTTCCCTTGTAGATTTCGCTGatcggagggtgggggggggtctcctcAGTAGATTTTGCCTGCCCCCCCTTCTGGCGATTAGACCCTAGGCTTCTGCCTAGTTCAAGAGCATCTTTTTAGATCCAACCCCGAATGTCCATACTGTACAGGTCCCATTTTGAGTGTTGATTTAAGAACCTTATGTTCTTAATATCTCCTTTAGTCGGGAGTTGTACGTTGTATCTTTGGGTCACGGGACACAGGAAGCAGTACAATATAGCAATTCACAACAACGGTAAAGAGGTTTTTCTATGGATGCCAAGACAAAACCTCACTAGGGACGTCATCCCACAGGGGACTCCATGACTTCTTGCATATTCTCGAAATATTAAAACATCGGATTAAATCATTTTTACCAGCTGACGTGTAGAGCTATTAATCCAGGGATTGCGTCTATAAATAAATGGCAGTGAATTAATTGTAATAATTGTAATTGACTAAAAAGTTGCCAGTGGTTTATTAAAATTTATTGAATCTAATTATgtatgttttttattaaaagcaTGCAATGTATGATCTATCATTCTGAGACAGGTGTGTTAAAATATAATGTATTGCAGCAGACTATAGGCaaaagtgtttaaaaaaaaaaaaccctagaCATTAAAACATCCATCTTTCAACCAATTACCATATACAATACCCTAGAGTCTActgcaggcagcatagggcccaaGGCAAGGGTGCAtgttgggtgggatgccagtccattgcagggcacacaaagTCACAAACTACACACAAATTAGAGACACCAGCACACCTAGGTGcatgttttttgcattgtgGTTGGAAACTGCTGGAAACCTGAGCAACATGCGAGAAAGAAATAAGCTAATTTAAAAATGAGAATAATTAAATGTACAGCAACTACCATCCTTTAtcataattaaaaacaaaaactaacCAATAGCTTTAGTTCATTAGTTCACTGGCAATTTCCTTGCAGAGGATCCATGTtcagaatacaaaaaaaaaatctattggcTTCTACTTTTGCCGGTAACCTGCATCTATCATAAAACTCATTAAACAGTTTCTACGACAGCTATTGAAGTATGCCTATGTTGTTTTCAGAGCCAGTACAAGGAAGGATggagttttttttaaaacacaaacaGAACATGCAATCACATTAGTTTATTATATCAAAAATTATAATCTTGtccatgacaaaaaaaaaatactgcagtGAAATACAGCATTCTATAGAAGAAAAGCAGAAGCCTTCGAATCATACACAGCACACACCACTAACATCTCTTTTTTTTATGGCAAAAATTCAAACACTAAAAATGTAACTTGAAACACAAATGGATCCTAAAACCCAAAGCCTCCTAATGCAACTCCATAACTTCTCTAACAATCTAAGAAGTTCGCAGCCATAAGGAGCTCCAGTGCTATCTCCGGGGCAATGGGGAATTCTGGGATTTCCGTTGAACTGTTGGTGTAGCGAACTTTGTAGGTGAAGTACATGCACACTTTGGAGAGGACATGAGAGGGGATCTCTCTAAAATTGACTTCGTTGGTTTCATTTTCCGCAAATTGTCCTGGCAAAAATAAAATAGTGTAAGCAAACAATGTCAAAGAAGCACTGTTAATCCATAAAGACACAATCTAGTAGACACGGACATTTCAGCTTGGTGTTCTTCTCAcaaaagtatctcataaattcgGCGTACCCTAATGTTAAATAAACGTGTCAGACTTTAAACCGCAAGTACTGCCACACCAAGAACATGTTTTTTACCTTGCTgatccacaatatctcctcttttaaaagatattGTGGTTGCCAaactgtccctttcttcaccgccacttcagtgcttatggCTTCACGATATACCAAAGCATGAGTGCGTGGTTCGCGCCGCTAACAGAACTTAATAAACACAAGGATACGGCAAATTTATGCAGATTTCTGACTTTTGAGCATCACAATATGCCTCTAGATAATATTTTAGGCGAACTACTGATCTGCTAACCAAACTGTGGGCGTAAGTAAATGCCCATACAGTACGGAAAAGCCAGCATCCTGACAAATGTTTATGCTGTTCATCTACAGCCCTGGTGATTACTGTGCATGTGCCATTTAATTGCGATTAAATTATGATGTGATACTGTGCTCCCCTATCAAGAACTTTTTCCAAAGTAAAACAAATGCACTGGACTTATATGTATAGCATATAACTGTAAAAAGTGGACATTACAAGATGGATGTCTACCCAAGCAAACTGCAGTAATCGCCAGTATGCTCTCCTTTGAAAAGATGAGAAGAGCACATCAGCTATGACAGCAAGCTGAGTTTTTGAATATTGTTACACGGACAAGGCAGCACAGCGGCTCAGCtgagttcaaatcccacctccaCCCTGCATGTGGTGTTCGCCCTCTGTTGTGTAGGTTTCCTCTCACAGACTGAAGGATAATTATCCATGAaatatgattgtgtgtgtgtgtgtgtcacaacCTGCCTGGTATAGCCTGCAGCCTATGACGACCAGGACTACCTGCCAGAAGATAAGACCTAGACACACACTAACATGCATACACACTCATGTGGTTTGACTGTATGGATTCGGTCATAGCTTTGGAAACTACA
Coding sequences within it:
- the elocb gene encoding elongin C paralog b codes for the protein MDGEEKTYGGCEGPDAMYVKLISSDGHEFIVKREHALTSGTIKAMLSGPGQFAENETNEVNFREIPSHVLSKVCMYFTYKVRYTNSSTEIPEFPIAPEIALELLMAANFLDC